In one Oxyura jamaicensis isolate SHBP4307 breed ruddy duck chromosome 14, BPBGC_Ojam_1.0, whole genome shotgun sequence genomic region, the following are encoded:
- the GPRC5B gene encoding G-protein coupled receptor family C group 5 member B — protein sequence MKTYPAIGFFLLFVISYGSSENSSTPRGCGLDLLPQYVYLCDLDAIWGIVVEAVAGAGVLTTLLLMLILLVRLPFIKEKEKKSPLGMHFLFLFGTLGLFGLTFAFIIQEDEMVCSTRRFLWGVIFALCFSCLLAQAWRLRRLVRHGKSPSGWHLAGVAICLMLVQVIIATEWLILTVVRDNKLACSYEPMDFAMALIYVMFLMVFTMGFSLFTLCGKFKKWKKNGVCLIITLFFSILIWVAWMTMYLFGNAELKRRDKWSDPTLAIALVSSGWVFVIFHAIPEVHCTILPSQQENTPNYFDTSQPRMRETAFEEDIQLPRSYMENKAFSMDEHNAALRTAGFRNGSLGSRPSAPFRSNVYQPTEMAVVLNGGTIPTAPPSYTGRHLW from the exons atgaaaacctacCCAGCCATtggtttcttcctcctcttcgTGATCAGCTATGGCTCTTCTGAAAACTCGAGCACACCGAGAGGGTGCGGACTGGATCTCCTCCCGCAGTATGTGTACCTGTGCGACCTGGATGCCATTTGGGGAATAGTTGTGGAGGCAGTTGCGGGAGCAGGTGTGCTGACAACGTTACTGCTGATGCTGATTTTGCTGGTGAGGCTGCCCTTCAtcaaggagaaagagaagaagagcCCCCTGGGAATGcacttcctctttctttttggGACTCTCGGACTGTTTGGGCTGACATTTGCTTTCATCATCCAAGAAGATGAAATGGTGTGCTCTACCCGAAGATTTCTATGGGGAGTTATCTTTGCTTTGTGCTTCTCGTGCTTGCTAGCTCAAGCCTGGAGACTTCGTAGACTAGTTCGACATGGGAAAAGTCCATCTGGCTGGCATCTAGCTGGTGTGGCAATCTGCCTGATGCTCGTTCAGGTCATTATTGCAACCGAGTGGTTAATACTAACAGTTGTCAGAGATAACAAGTTGGCCTGCAGCTACGAACCGATGGATTTCGCTATGGCTTTGATTTATGTTATGTTCCTGATGGTATTTACCATGGGgttttctcttttcactctCTGTGGAAAGtttaagaaatggaagaaaaatggagtATGTCTCAttataacactttttttttccattctgattTGGGTAGCCTGGATGACTATGTACCTCTTTGGTAATGCTGAACTAAAGAGAAGAGACAAATGGAGTGATCCCACTCTTGCTATTGCACTGGTGTCCAGTGGTTGggtgtttgttatttttcatgctaTCCCTGAGGTCCACTGTACCATCCTTCCATCACAGCAGGAAAACACTCCCAATTATTTTGATACTTCACAGCCAAGGATGCGTGAAACTGCTTTTGAGGAAGATATACAGCTTCCTCGGAGctacatggaaaataaagccttttcaATGGATGAACATAATGCAG CGCTAAGGACGGCAGGATTTCGAAACGGCAGTTTGGGAAGCCGACCTAGTGCTCCCTTTAGAAGCAATGTTTATCAGCCAACTGAGATGGCAGTTGTGCTAAATGGTGGGACT ATACCAACTGCTCCGCCAAGTTACACTGGACGACACCTCTGGTGA